TGTCCGACCGTGAAGGTGTGGGCAATGAGTGGTGAAACGACTGCGGCAACGAGATTCGGGCGCGGGACAGTCCGTTCGTACATCGACGAGATGGGGCCGGCGTGGGTCGCCGGTGCGATCGCCGCCGGCCCGGCGACGATGGGGAGCCTGCTGTCGGCGGGGGCCGGCTTCGGCTACACGCTGTTGTGGGTCGTGATCGTCTCTGCGGGGGCGGGCGCGCTCTCGCAGTTCCTGGCGATGCGACTGGGCCTGCTGACCGAGCGTGGCATCGTCGCCGTCGTCGAGGACGCGCTCGGTGAGAGCTGGGCGTGGCTGCTCGTGGCCGACGCGGTGCTTGCCTCCGGTGTCGCACAGCTGGTCATCATGAAGACCGTCGCCGGGGTTTCGGCGACGATGACCGGGATCGACGCCGGCATCTGGGGCGTAATCTGGGGGCTCGTCCTCGCCGTCGGACTGGCGGGACGAGGGTATCGCTTCCTCGAACTCGCTGCGAAGGTGCTGGTGTCGCTGGTGGTCCTGGCCTTCGTCGCCTCGCTGTTCGTCGTCCCGATCGACGCCGGTGCGGCCGCGGCCGGACTCGTTCCGTCCCTGCCCGCCGGAAGCGCGGTGATGGCGGCCGGCATCGTCGGCGGGGCCGTCCACATCACGCTCGTCACGATGCACTCCTACACGATGCGGGCCCGCGGGTGGACCGAGCGAGACAGCGACCTGGCGACGTTCGACATCGGCGCGTCGATGCTGCTCGTCTTCGGGCTGTACAGCCTGGCGATCTTCCTGGTCGCCGCGAGCGTCCTCACGTCGACGGATCTGACGACGATCGGCGCGGCACAGGCGCTCGGTCCGATCGCTGGGGACAGCGCCCAGTGGCTCTTCCTCGTCGGCCTGGCCGGCGCGGCCGTCTCGACGCTCGGCGCGAACACGATCGTCCCGCCCTTCCTGATCGCCGACAAGTTCGACTGGGACACCGACGTGAGCGACGCCCGCTACAGGGCGCTGCTGGTCGGTGTCGCGCTGCTGTCGATCCCCGGCGCGTTCATCCCCGGCAACGTGCTCGGACAGCTGGTGTTGATCCTGGCGGTCGGCACGCTCGGGACGCCCTTCGCGATCGCGATCGTCCTCTACCTGCTCAACACCGACACGGTCTCGCGACAGAACTCGACGGCGACTAACCTCGGCGGCGTCGCGCTGCTTGCCGTCACCGGCGTGCTCGCGGCGAACTTCGTCCGCGAACAGGTGGCTGCCGGCGTCGGCCCGCTCTCCGGGTTCGTCGTGGCCTTCGGCGCGGCGATCGCGCTGGCGACGCTCGTCCTCGGGGGCAAGTACGTCCGCGAGGAACTGCTGGCCTGATGTCAGTCGAGACCGGGCGGACCCTGATCGTCGGGCCCGCCAACGTCGGCAAGACGACGGCGACCGGGGAGCTGCTGGAGCAGTGGTGTTCTGAGCACGGCACCGACGGCGTCGTCGCACTCGATTTCGCCCCCGAGGTCGAACGCGACGGCCGGATTCTGGGCGGTCGCCTCGACCGCGTGACGACGCTGCCGGCGGCGGTCGACTACCGCGCTCTCGACGCTCACGCACCGCGCTCGGAGGGGGCCGACGACGAGGCGGCGCTGGCGCTGGCCCGGGACAACGCCGACCGCGCCAGAGCGCTGCTCGTGGACGCTCCCGCCGATCCGACGGCGGTGTTCGTCAACGACGCCACCATCCCGTTCCAGGCCGACGGCGACATCGGACCGCTGTGTGAGTACTGCGAGACGGCCCAGCTGGTCGTCGCCAACGCCTTCGAGAGCGACGAACTCGGCACCGACGATCCCGTGTCGAGACGCGAACGGACCGCACTGGCGGCACTGCGCGAGTGGGCCGATCGGATCGTGACACTGGACGAACCACGCGGGTGAGAGCCCCATCGGGACGGCGCTCTCCCGTCCAGCTGCGCCCGGTCAGTCCTCTTCGCCGGGCGTTTCGAGGACGAACTCCCACTCGTCGCCGATGTTCGGGTAGTGGGCTGCGAACTCGACGACCTTTTCGCGCCCCTCGCCGACGAACACCGTCTTCTCGTCGAACGTCGTCCGTTCCGCTGCTCTCGACTGGAGGCGTACGGTGACCTCTCCCGGGGACCCGTCGTTCCGTATCCGGACGGTTCGGGTCGCGATGTCGGCCGTGAAGTAGTAGCCGTCGGCGTCGCTGGGTGGCTCGCCGGTCACTTCGACCGTCCGGCGTTCGTCGGCGTCGAAGAACACGGTCTTCTGTCGGTGCTCGCGGAAGCCGGCGGCGATACGCCCGAGTCGCGAGTCGGGGATCTCGTCTTCGTCCGCCGACGTTCCCTCCGGGAGCCACCACATCGTCACCCGGATGTCCCCCGCGACGCCGGTGTTCTGGAGCGTGAGCTCGAAGGTGTCGGCACCAGACGCGTCCGGGACGTGGTCAGACGAGACGATGCGGGGCTCGGTGTGGTCGACGGCGACGATCTCCATCGACGCGTCCCTCTCATCGGGGACCGTCCCGAGGTCGTCCATGTCGATCCCCTCGACGGGCGTCTCGGTCGCCGTCTCCGTCTGTGCGGCTTCTGCGGCGTCGTCGCCCACCTTCGCACCCGTCTTTGCCAGCTTCGAACAGCCAGCCAAGGCGGAGAGACCGAGCGTCGCGACGAGCGACCGTCTGGTTACCATGTGCGCTCCTCATTTTCGATCGCAAAAAGCACCGGGGTCACGGCACCGAATACGAGTCTATATCCGTTCGAAGCGAGAACTGAGGCGGTACAATGCAGTTCTGCGACGACTGCGGTTCGATGATGCACGCGGACGGCGACGAGATGGTCTGCAAGTCCTGTGGCAGTCGCGTCCAGAAGGACGCCGAGCGGGCCGCCGAGTTCGTGAGCACCGCCGCACAGAGCGACGACGACGTGATCGAGACCGAGGAGGGCGCGAACTTCGAGGGCAAGCCGACTGCCGAGGACGTGACCTGCGTGGACTGTGGTCACGGCAAGGCCTGGTACACGATCAAACAGACCGGCTCGGCCGACGAGCCGCCGACGCGCTTTTTCAAGTGCCAGGACTGTGGGAACCGCTGGCGCGAGTACAACTGATCTGTCGGCTGTCGCTGTTTCGCGGTGCTCCCGACGCGACGGATCGCGGCGACACACCACCAGACGACCCCTACGGACGGCAGTTATTAGTTCCTGATATTGGGACCGCGGCTATTTATCGACGAGCGGACTAGCACTGAACGACCGAATGTCAGCACTACTGGGGTTCTCGATGCAGGCTGTCTACGGCGTTTTCTTCCTGGTTGCTGCACTCGCCTGTCTCGGGAGTATCGCCAGAGCCCGGACCGTCGACGATCGAGACACCCGGCACGGACTGATCGGACTGTTGCTCACCTCGGGACTGTGGGCGCTGACGTATCTGGGCATCATCTACAGTCCCACGACGACGCTCAAGGAGGCGTGGTACACCGTCGGGCTCGTCGTCGGCTTCGGGACGGTCTTCGCGTGGCTGTACTTCTGCTCGGCCTACACCGACCGGACCTACCACGAGACCCGCTCGACGCAACTCGCCGGGCTCGGGCTGTACGCCTTCGTCGTGGGGATCAAACTCACCAATCCCATCCACGGAGAGTATTTCACGGCCCGAATCGTGCAGGAGCCGTTCACGCACCTCGCGATCCAGCACGGAACGGTCCACTGGCTGGCGACCGGGCTGGCGTACGTCCTCGCGGCCGTCGGCCTGTTCATGCTGTTCGAGGCCTTCGCCAACGCGGGGTACGACACGCGGTCGCTGGGCGGGCTGACCGCGCTGACGGCGCTGCCGATCGCGCTGGATCTGGTGGCCTTCGAGTCGACGGCGCTGATCGACATCATCTACGCGCCGCTGGGTGTCGCGGCCTTCGCCGTCGGCGTGCTGTTCGTCGCTCGCGACCGGTTCCTCGCGGTCCAGCTGACCGGCAACATCCCCGAGCCGGTCGTCTTCCTCGACGAGGACGACCGGATCAGGGAGTACAACGACGCCGCGGCCCGGCTCTTCCCGACGCTGTCGGGGACGCGCGGCCAGTCGGTCACGGCGGCGCTTCCGATGGATCAGGACCTCTCGGGCCAGGAGATCGTCGTCGTCGAGGGCGAGGAGACGCGGTACTTTCTGGTCAACGCGAGTCCGCTGACCAGCGTCCAGTCGAACATCTGCCGGATGCTCGTGTTCGTCGACGTGACCAGGCTGGAGCGCCAGCGCCAGGAACTCGAACGCCACAACGAACAGCTGGAGGACTTCTCTGCGGGCATCAGACACGAACTGCTCAACTCGCTGCAGGTCGTCGGCGGCCAGGTCTCGGCGGCGGGCACGGCACTGGAAGCGGGCAACGTCGGGCAGGCTCGCGAGACGCTGTCGACGGCCTCGCGGCGCGCCCGCGAGATGGAGACCGTCGTCGACGGACTGTCGACGCTGGCTCGCCACGGCCAGACTGTCGACGAACTGGAACCGATCCGTCTGGACGACGTCGTCGCCGACGCTCGCGACGCGGCCCGGCCGGACGGGGTCGCTGTCGACGTTCCGCCAGCGACGACCATCGAGGCCGATCGCACGCGGCTCCACGAACTGTTCGTCAACATCTTCCAGTTCCTCTCGCACAACGGCGGCACGGACGCACGCGTCGCGATCCGACCGGACGGGTTCGCCGTCGAGACCGACTGGGTCCCGCCCGAGGAACTGGCCGACGACGAGCTGTTCGAGTACTCCGGAGGGTTGACCGACACGAAGACTGGGCTCACGCTGCCGAAAGTGCGAACGCTGGTGCGAGTCCAGGGCTGGGAGGTCGCCCTGGAGCGGACGGACGAGGGCTCGCGGATCGTCGTGTCCGGGGCGCGCGTCCGCGAGGACGTGCCCCCGTCGTCCTAAGCCGTCGCCCTAAGCCGTCGCCCTTTTGCTCGCCGGCCGCCAAGAGCAGGCAGTGTCGACCCAGCCCACGACAGTCGAGGTCTACCCCGGCAAGGAGGCCGTGATCGACTTCGACCCCGCGCTGACCTTCGAGTGCGTCGAGGAGTGTACGTGGTGCTGTCACCACGGCGTCCTCCTGTACGAGAAGGACCTCATGGAGCTGGCCGCCCGCGAGAGCCTCAACGAGTCGACGACCCAGTTCCGCGGGCAGGACTTCGTCCGCCAGGAGCACAAAGACCGCGAGGACCACGTCGACGAACAGGGCCAGGCCTGCTTTTTCCTGCGCGAGGACGGGCTCTGTGCGCTGCACGACGAACACGACTGGAAGCCCGCCCGCTGTTCGGTGTTCCCGCTCCACGTCACCGTCGAGGAGGGAGACGCGACCGCCCGCGAGGGCGGGGACATGCACGTCTCGATCCGCGACACCGCCCACGAGCACTGCGAGGGGCTGAACGTCTCCGAGCGCCGGGTGATCGAGCACCTCGACGGATTCTTACCGGAGTTGCTCTGGGAGCTGGACGACCCCGAGACCTACCGGGAGCTGTGAACGTGTGCTTCTCATACTGCCGGCTGTCACTTCGTGACGAGCTTCGCCACCGCGGGGTGGCGAAATCGTTCACAGATGGACAGCCGGTCGTATCAGCGGCGGGAGTGGCGCGGTCGCTGTGACTGTCGCAGTGACCGACGCCCGAACGGTGAATCGGCGGGCGACGGTTAGACCAGTCCCCACGCGGCCACGACCGCGACGACGCCGACGATCGTCGAGGCGACGGCGTGGGTCCGGAGTTCGTCCAGCAGGTGGTGTGCGCCTTCCTGTAGCTGGACGACCTCGTCGATCTCGCTGCCGGCCTCGCACTTCGGGAGGAAGTCCATCGCGATGTGGAGGAAGATTCCGGCGGCGAAGCCGAAGACGATCGCCTTGACTGCCGGTGCGTCGGGAACGGACAGCAGTGCCATGGGGATCGCCGTCAGTCCGACGCCCGCTGCGGGGAGCAACAGCGCCGTCGTCGACTTGTCGGCGCGGGCGAGTCGCCGGGCGGCGGCGTAGCCGGCGGGACCTTTGTGCGAGACGATCGCGAGCCCGAGCAGGTAACCGGGGTCGGGCATCGAGGCGTAGACGAGGCCGATGATCAGACCGGCCGACAGCGCGTGAGCCGTGATCTCCAGGGTGGTCACGTCGAAGGAAGTCTCGACGTGGGTCAGCCGGTGACTGATCGTGTGCGAGCTGTAGCCGACGGCGATGCCGGCGGCGACGCCGATCCCGCCCAGCCGTGCGGAGCCGGCCCCCTGTCCCAGCCCCATCGCCTGGGGGAGCAGGAACATCGCGGCGCTCGTGACCATCGCACCGCTGGCCAGTCCGTACCCCCAGACGAGGCGGTAGGCGTTGGTGGTGTCACTTCGGCCGCCGAACCACGCGCCGACGGCCAT
Above is a genomic segment from Halomicrobium sp. LC1Hm containing:
- a CDS encoding NRAMP family divalent metal transporter encodes the protein MSGETTAATRFGRGTVRSYIDEMGPAWVAGAIAAGPATMGSLLSAGAGFGYTLLWVVIVSAGAGALSQFLAMRLGLLTERGIVAVVEDALGESWAWLLVADAVLASGVAQLVIMKTVAGVSATMTGIDAGIWGVIWGLVLAVGLAGRGYRFLELAAKVLVSLVVLAFVASLFVVPIDAGAAAAGLVPSLPAGSAVMAAGIVGGAVHITLVTMHSYTMRARGWTERDSDLATFDIGASMLLVFGLYSLAIFLVAASVLTSTDLTTIGAAQALGPIAGDSAQWLFLVGLAGAAVSTLGANTIVPPFLIADKFDWDTDVSDARYRALLVGVALLSIPGAFIPGNVLGQLVLILAVGTLGTPFAIAIVLYLLNTDTVSRQNSTATNLGGVALLAVTGVLAANFVREQVAAGVGPLSGFVVAFGAAIALATLVLGGKYVREELLA
- a CDS encoding transcription factor S codes for the protein MQFCDDCGSMMHADGDEMVCKSCGSRVQKDAERAAEFVSTAAQSDDDVIETEEGANFEGKPTAEDVTCVDCGHGKAWYTIKQTGSADEPPTRFFKCQDCGNRWREYN
- a CDS encoding histidine kinase N-terminal 7TM domain-containing protein: MSALLGFSMQAVYGVFFLVAALACLGSIARARTVDDRDTRHGLIGLLLTSGLWALTYLGIIYSPTTTLKEAWYTVGLVVGFGTVFAWLYFCSAYTDRTYHETRSTQLAGLGLYAFVVGIKLTNPIHGEYFTARIVQEPFTHLAIQHGTVHWLATGLAYVLAAVGLFMLFEAFANAGYDTRSLGGLTALTALPIALDLVAFESTALIDIIYAPLGVAAFAVGVLFVARDRFLAVQLTGNIPEPVVFLDEDDRIREYNDAAARLFPTLSGTRGQSVTAALPMDQDLSGQEIVVVEGEETRYFLVNASPLTSVQSNICRMLVFVDVTRLERQRQELERHNEQLEDFSAGIRHELLNSLQVVGGQVSAAGTALEAGNVGQARETLSTASRRAREMETVVDGLSTLARHGQTVDELEPIRLDDVVADARDAARPDGVAVDVPPATTIEADRTRLHELFVNIFQFLSHNGGTDARVAIRPDGFAVETDWVPPEELADDELFEYSGGLTDTKTGLTLPKVRTLVRVQGWEVALERTDEGSRIVVSGARVREDVPPSS
- a CDS encoding YkgJ family cysteine cluster protein, translating into MSTQPTTVEVYPGKEAVIDFDPALTFECVEECTWCCHHGVLLYEKDLMELAARESLNESTTQFRGQDFVRQEHKDREDHVDEQGQACFFLREDGLCALHDEHDWKPARCSVFPLHVTVEEGDATAREGGDMHVSIRDTAHEHCEGLNVSERRVIEHLDGFLPELLWELDDPETYREL
- a CDS encoding ZIP family metal transporter, coding for MAANEASAFTTIGDRFSLPGVAGVVALVVLSPLAVALGAEKVLVIAWVAFVAMAVGAWFGGRSDTTNAYRLVWGYGLASGAMVTSAAMFLLPQAMGLGQGAGSARLGGIGVAAGIAVGYSSHTISHRLTHVETSFDVTTLEITAHALSAGLIIGLVYASMPDPGYLLGLAIVSHKGPAGYAAARRLARADKSTTALLLPAAGVGLTAIPMALLSVPDAPAVKAIVFGFAAGIFLHIAMDFLPKCEAGSEIDEVVQLQEGAHHLLDELRTHAVASTIVGVVAVVAAWGLV